The following nucleotide sequence is from Hirundo rustica isolate bHirRus1 chromosome 7, bHirRus1.pri.v3, whole genome shotgun sequence.
AAATATGAAGATACAGAACCTGAATCCCAGCTGCCAGTGTGGATTACACCAGTCATCCCCAAAGACTGTTTGGGGTAAGCCCCTTTTGATGGTTTTACCCAGTGAAGGCAGAGGTAGGCAGCCCCACAGAAAATTCTGTGAATTAATAATTCACATAGCCCTGTTTGGCTTGGGCTCCCTTCACTGGTCAGACTCTTTTTACAACAGGCTCTGTGCTGACATTTTTTTAACCATTCTTTTCTCATGCAAACCCTGCTACTTTTGTGACTTGCAAAAAGTTTACATGTTGTCCTAAAGTCATCTTTATGTCAGTATTTTGTGCATAAATTGAATGTACATCCATTTCACTGATAAGGAACCATAACTTTGAAAGGACTTAATGCTAATAATAACCCAGTAATGAATACAGTagtcacattaaaaattatctaTTTCTCGTTAGCtgaatggaagaaaacaaaaatagattGAAACACAAGACTGAAAAGGAGACACACATCAAGCAACATAGCTTGCTCTCATTCTTGATCTTCTTGATCTAAGAAGCTGTCCACTTTTTAATGATAACAGATCACAATTAGATCTCAGAATGATCACCATGCCTGAAACACAGGAATGATCCTCTGAGTAGCTCTCTGCCAAGGGCTTGGTGACCTAGGTGCCTGGGGACAAGCTAGAGCTTTTCCACGTCTTTGTTTCTACCttgaaaaaagaatttgaagTAGTTTGTGCAAATTCTCACACTGCACTTCAAACCACCTGAATGGACTTCACCTTGTTTTGGCTGAGGTGTTCACGGTATCAGACAAAAGAATTACCTTTCTTACTCTCACTCTTACTCTGTCTTACTCATATCTGACCATAACCACTTTCATGTTCAGGTAACACTTTTGTAATAAGTTAGCCAAGACTCCATTTTCTTCACacaggaaaagccaattctttattcacaaAACTTACTTTACAGTTTTCACAGACCTCCTGTGCAACACCTATTGGCTGGTAGTTTTCTCACTACTTCAGTTTTTGTCAGGTGATCTGTGTGTACATGCTAAGATTCaggttgtttacatttttcctttatggGTTCTCATGGAACACATCTTACTGTTTACATAGATGCAGTTATTTTTCAACCCAAGAATTGGTTGTTATGTTAACGAACCTCTCACACCaagattgttttcacatgggaaCTGGCAAATTGCTTATCTACACTGAGAAGAGATGACAGGCTAACAATTTAATACAGCAGGCCTGATTTTATgaggcttttcttttaaaattcttctacCTGTCACAACACTTTCTAATTAAAGAAATAGCCTAAAGTATGCAGAGAAAGAATGGATTTTGGTTAGAAATGCTCATAAAAGAGTAAAATGAGAGACATTAAAGGAACGAACCAATTCTTGACTCTTCACTTGACCAGATTGCAGAAAATGgtcaaataatgaaaataaggCCTTCTTTGGGCATttgggcattaaaaaaaaaacaaaaaaccaccatatatatatatatatatatatatataaaaaaagataCAGCAAGTTGAGGACTTTAGTTCTTTAGGAAATGGGCACTTGGAAAATGAACAGAGAAATGATGACATTGGAAAAAGAGACTGAGAGGGGATTACTTCATTATGGATACTGGGATTATAGCCTTTTTAGTCTATAGTTAAAATAAGTGAAAGGTGCTGACTTTCAGCAGTAAAGACCCAAGAGGTGTGGGACAGCTATGTGTGCATTCACACAGCCAAATTGGAGTaaagagaaagataaaagtAAAGATAAAAGGAGATCTATAGACTCACTATCATCTGTTAGCTGCTAAAGACTCCCAAACACTAACACCAAAGCTGAGGGCAAATTTGCATGGCAGATCTAAAGGAATGGCATTACCTGTCACTGTCCTGATGCAGAGAGGGGCTGTACCTTTCACTTGTCAGGTGGAAGCACTTTTTATCACCGCTGTAGCTCTAATAGTCCCACTTTCATGTGAATATTCACAAATACTATGTTGTCAGGCTAAGACAAAGTTAACATCCCAGACACCAACTGCTGCCCCACTCTGGAAGCTGCAATAACACAGTAACAGCTGGGCTGGTCATAGGCCATTTAGAAGCCAagctccctgctgcttttcttgagTTTAATTTTGTCATTCTTGTTTTTCTGCCATCACTTTCTGCATTCAGCTGCAGCCTAACTCAGTTACCTAGTAATGCTGTAGTGTGATTGTTATTGATGACATGGTTTCAGTGTAATGTGAGAGACTGGCCCTAGAACAGAGTTCTACAAAGAGGGAGCTAAAATCCATGCTTGTTTTCCCCCCACATACTTTTTTCACTATCTAGAGAAGAAGTTGAACTTTAAAATTACTCTAAATCTTTCAAAGATGGTAATCCTGTGCTATACAAGATGCTTCTTAGAGTTACATATGTTTAAAGTTTTAAGAAAGCTTTAAGCATGTCAACCTCATTCCTgtaacttaagaaaaaaatacttcatggATTGATGTGCCAAGTTAAGGGATCATTTATTCTCAAGATAGGGAATtcataaatgtttttaagaatattgaaatacatatttttagaaTCCCGAGCATGAGGATTTTCCTGCAGAGTGGAAAGACAAGTCAGGGTATTGTACAAAACTCTCACCTTACTGAGAAAGGTTTGTCTGCAtcttaaaaatcagaaatatttgcaagcatGCATTTTTATTCTACAACAGTAGTGTCTCATAAACAAAAATGGGAATTAATAAGATTTTAAGAGAACTCTGGTGAGTTTGAAATTGTAATGAAGAACTTGTAAAAACAGAATAGTAGGGCTTTAGCTTTTGTTGGTTCAGTTGCACACCAAAATCCCTAGCGCTCTTCCTTGAGACTGTCTCACACACCTTGTGTCTACCCTTATTCAGTACACCTGCTGGTTTTGCTGGATGTCATTATCTGTGTCAATTTTGTCTGATCTAGAAAGACAACAGCAGGAGTGCAGTTAATGCAGGTGCTTAAAGCAGttgctgcacacacacagatccATTTAGTTTGCTGGAACGTGTTTTAAAGCAGAACTGTTCTGATTTGAGTTGGCCTAGGTACAAGGTTTTAACAGATCACAGGAAGTAGTTAttaatctttattaaaaaaaaaaaagtcagtttgcTAAAAAAACAGAATAAGAGTATTTCCTTAGACATTTTTCATACACTGGCAGGGTAGTGGGACTATTCTCATTTCCCCACCCAGCCACACCAAGAAAGCACATCATGAAAGAGGCCCCACCTGCCTGTACTCACTTCCTCGGAtccagagaggctgagagcaATTCTGCACACACACCTCCTCACACACACTTAGATTAGCACACAGATTAAGAGAGGGATGTTTGCACCAAATTAGGAGACACTTTTAGAGTCAGAGTTCACAGTTCACTTGTCCTGGGCTCCTTCTGCCCAGCAGCTGAGCCTCCtggctcctgggctgctgcctcATCCCCGAGAGGCAGcggtgccaggagctggggtcTGGAGCCAAAGTAATCCACAAGCCTCTGCCTCGTTGCTGCGACTTCTTCTTGAAAAGAGTTTATTGTGCTCCTCCCAACCTTGCACTTGAATCAAAGCAAGAGATTGAGCCTTTCAACGGAGCAGTTTAACTGCATCGTTCAGCCAAACCCCGATCCCCCCTCCTCAGGCTGCATTTGGGTATCAATGCTTCACGATAGCAATCGTACCCTGGTCAGCCATGTGCAAAGCCCTCCCAGCTATTGGTGCTCCTTGGGGCTAAGTGTCCCCACATGAAGCTTTTATGTACTGTACTTAGAAATGAAGTCATATTATGGCCAAGACCCCTTTTGTACCCTGAAACATTGCTCTAAAACATTCACAGTTCAAGTTAGGTAACACCACCCTCTGACTCTTGGTCCACCTCCTAAGATACCACTGTGCCACATGATCCTACGTTTTTGTACTTTAATCTGTTGCACAGTGGCCTTAAATGCTTAACCTTGGCAGCCACCAGGTATATATTTAATACAGAACCTtagcagcagggaaaagatCTTATTTGTGCAAACCCACCAACAAATAATATGCACAGCCTTTTACTGTGCCTCTTCAGGGAACTTGGTTCACTTGATTCTTCCTTATCCACAGCATTAGGGCTCACATATCAGCTGATCTTGATCAactgagcagctcagctgtgtgcTTTTGCACATGCCAACACTATGGCATGAAACCCCAGAAGCAGGGAGGAGTAAAGTATTTGAAATGGGCTTTAAAATTTAACTAGGCAGATTTATATGTAAAACTGGACAAGTAAAGCAGTGATCTGGtcaaattttgtcttttcacaTACGTTGTTCATTCCTCTGGAAAATGATAGAGCTACTCATTGTTGAGTTTTCTGCTTTGATTATtgcaccctttttttttttttttaaatgagttgttggaaaaacacttcaaaagGAAACACATTTGCATTCCAACACCAGACAAACTACACTGAGGAGTGCTTAGGTGCAGATTTCTTGGCCAATAATGCACATAAATCATTACTTCAGAATAAGCCATGTTCTAGCCTTAGACAATCATTCCTGGTTGATGCTTGGGAGAGGAATTCTTGTTTACATTCTAGCTTTGAACTTCAGATGACGTGGTTAACACTTACAATGAAGGTCCTCAGCCGTGTCATCTCCAGCATGTAGTACTCCTCCATTGTCAGCTCATCAAAGTGCTTGGGAAGGGATAAAAAGTCACAGGTGTAGCGTTTGGTGTGTTCCTCCCTGCAATATAATCCCAGAATAAGAACAGATGTTAAACCCAtggaagtttcattttgggagATGAAGAGATCTGTACAGGCAGGTCTCTTCAGTACTTGTTCTGTCTATCAGCATAAATGGTATCATACAGAAAAGATGAAATAGATTTTAGTGCATCCCAGATAAACCTGGTTGAACAATTTTACGGTTATCGGGCAAGATCAGCTTCCAGTTTTGTGAACTGTTATGGTGGAAACTGACAGGGACATTAACTCATTGAAAGATTACTAAAGAAATCTGGAGGGATACTTCAAGAGCATTGTTACATCTGTGCTTACCATGGGTCATCATTTGGTTCCCAGCCCGTCAGTTCTaacaagcagaagaaacattttgCCACATCTGGTTCATTTGCACTTGGACAGTGGATGAAGCCAGCCTTTGCCATCTGCAGGGGACAGGTCAGAAGTTTAGAGCCTTATCCCACACACTGCTCCTGTTTCCTGCCCCTTTAGAATCATGCCCAGTCAGGACACCAAAAACTAAGTTTGTTTCAGTAACTAAACATCCTCTCAGGTAACTCTTGCGTTGTGACTCATCTGAGATTCAGGCTGGCAGTGTCATGTGTGTGCCGAAGTGGAAGTCAggtggatttttaatttaaataatgtcCATTTCTGAATTTGAAGTAGTGATCATTCCACTACTTTATCCTTCCTGTTGGACCCACACTTGTTTAAAGTAGGCTGCTTTGTCATGAATAGAAATTTGCAATTAGAAAGATTACATAATAcaagaaatcaaattttaaatgacaggaacaaaaaaaaaaaaaaaaaaaaaaaaaggaggggggaggGACAAGAACAGTAACTATTAGAATCTGTAGGCAGACTAGTGGACTGAACACAGAAAAACCAGTCAATCCCACTACGATATTTCTGAGCAGGGAACAGAGGAAATCTGAATATTTAACTTTTCATCTTCAGGCTTAGCATGCTCCTCTTAAACCTGAATATACTTAACAATGACTTCACATTCAGGCACAGCATATATAAATTAAGGCAGAGGCAAAACAACCACTTTCTTTAGACTTACATTCTCTGGAGTGCACTTGCAGTTCTCCTGGAAGGGCCACTTGGAGAAGGTTTTTAAACGGGCCTCATATTCATACATCTCCTTAAAGTCAGTTAAGAGCTTGgaagctgagctgagctcttgCAGGAGCACCTCCATCACGAAGCCTGCAGGCAGTGAGAGGCAGagcctccctcctgctctcacATTTAAGGCCTTTGCTAATTGGTGACACATTGCACCCGGAGAGCAGGGGAGGGCCTTAAGGAGCTCAGTCCCTTCCTAACACAGGTGAGCTTATGGGCAGGACAGCCAAGGGAAAtgaagctaaaggaatttcttctcCTAATGTCACAGTCTGTTCGGGTATTCTGAAAGCAGCTGGGGTCCAGCTGAGGAGCTCTGGCAGAGGGCATTTCCTTCCCTGTTTGCAGAGGTGGGTGTTTTCCACAGAAGCCTCTCAGGAATTTGCCAGCAATGCATGGCACTTCCTCGTGGTCCAGCTTCCTAAGCAGCCCAGCGTGGCTGAAGTCTGTATGTGATTAACAGGCAAGTGATTCAAGCAACTTCACAGAGGTGTTTCTTTCCTGAAGGAGAAGTGAGGGGGGTGTCCTCCTATTGCATGACCAAAGGTTCTGAACAAATTACAAATATAGCTGGGAGGGAaccttttttttgtcctgaaagATAACGATTTGTATGTAGTAAAATTTCTTGGTACTTTTTTGGACTGTTTTGCTTTATCCCACTTCTCAGTGCATTACCCACTCTTGCCTTCCTgcaatttgttttctgttatcactcataattttttcttttttatgcaCCTAAGAGGAGTCCAGCTTTTCCCAACCTCAAGAATTTAAGTaagtttaattttctaaaaatataagATAAATTAGCAACAAAAATGAGTACCGCTACGGCCTTGTGATAGCGTACGTTTATTTTAGAAAGATGCCAAACAAGTAGAGATAATTTTGGAAAAGTTTTCCATAAACTTGTATCCAGGGAGTTTCAGCTGCATTACTACGGAAATTTTTGGCGTTATTATTCTTCAAAAGCAGCAATGGCTGGGTGACTTGAGGGATGattattaaaaagtatttgaagGGCTGGAGATGAAATGGTTCAAGCATGAACTAGCAGAAGTAATTAACAGCTTTTAAACTTTCCAGTGAGAATTCTGGCTGCCTTCCAAGTGATACTGAtagggctgcccagggaagtgctgggctgctgctcagaTCAGTATCCTcttttcctgcaggagctgccagctgaCGCTCCTCACTGTGACTGGGGAATACAATTATGGTGCCAGAGGCACTGACGACTGGGATTGGCTCTCTAAGTGTTCTGAAGATGTTATTTTCCTCGGAAATCACTGCAAATGTCAATTACATACTTGATCCAAGTGGTGTTTATTTTGCCTCTCCTGAAGATATAAGTTTCTCAGAACAATAAAATTACCAacagcttttttattattattatttttaatagctaGATGTATCTTTAGTGAAATTGATGTGTCTCAGTGTTGACTCAGTCACTGTTTGCTTTGGTGGCTTAATCTCACCCTCTATCAGGCCTTGTTTCAGTGACTTCTAAGAAAGGGATGTTATATAAACACCACCCAATTACTGTCATCTAAATTGACTCTGCTCTGTGTGAGTCAGCACTCAGGGGACACTAAGTGAGAAACAGCCTAGTGaagttaaaaacattttaaaataggcATAAGGAAAACAGTCATTATATCTACTGGAGGCAGAAAGGCCACAATAATCAGTTTAATTTATCACACAGGAGTTGTGTCAGTCATCAGCAAAACACCTTCAGGCACTTGGCAGGCAGTGGGGCTACAGCCCCTTACACTTAGTATTgcattttaacagaatttttgTCAGCTCCCcaaatttttcagaaattctaTCTTTATATCTTTTATATCTTAGTTTACACACTTAGTTTACATCACTCTAGGACAGCCTGGAGTGCTTTTGAAGTACAGCTTGTGGCCTCTTGTGGGGTGGTTGGCTGCTTCTGCATCTTCTTTTCAGTCTAGAGGTAatttttccccacctcttttcAGTGCCAAAGCTATACTGAGTATACAAAGACAATTCCACAGAATCCTTTCACAGAGATCTTTGGAATGACTGAAAATGCTGCTATTACCAAGGATCAGCCAGGAACACAAACTGCTATTTGACAACATTCTTACACAGGTATGCAAAGCCACACACCACCTTACACAAACCTACTGTATGTACATCCATCTTAGTATGTTCACATTCCGAGTTTTTACTGTACCTTATTGTGGTCTACCTCCATTCTGGTGAAATTACTTTTCCACTTAAGAatattttaagggttttttgcatttgtatttttttctgtcttcctgaGCAAACATTTTGTGACTGTACAGTCAATTAATGTTACCTCCTACTTCTTCCAGCTTTCAACAATTTTCAATTCCTTGGCCAGTTCTAGTCCAGTTTGTAAGCCAGGTACAGTCTAGTGCTACCATGGTTCAGGAGAAAGAGACAAAGACATGCATGTAGGCAATTGGATTTTGTTAGCTCTAAGCTAGTAACTTTTACTGCAGTAACAGAGGGAATCCTGCTGCTCTACAGGAAGGCACTTGCAGCAATTCTTGCCACAGAACGTGAAACAAGAGTAGTGAGGAGGGTTTACTGTTAGTAAAACTCAGAAGTGCTCTGGGCACACCATGTTCCTGAAGAATGGGAGTGAGAATTTCCCAGGATGGGCAGCTTTCTCCAGAAGAGGCTATGGACCTTTTCCCTGAGCAACCCAATGACTACAGGATCAGCCAGGAGATCACAGTAACTTTCCATGGAATCCCCCAATCCCCAATTCTTGCTTGCAGTATTGCTCCTACCTGATCTAGAAGTTTGTAACATCTGTTGGACAGAGCATTTATGTTGGTTTTTAATTGTTTAAGCAACCCTGTTAAGCAAAGTATTTTGATACCTTccttttcagaatttctttgaGGGGCTTGTAGTGATGTCTGCTGAACTGAAAGGAATACTAAAACATAAAAGTAATCAAACCTTaaaaaactcaacaaaaaaTCTGCtccttgaataatttttttttattttctgaaggcTCCTTATGTATAAGGAACATACATAAAATGAACACAACACTTGACAATGAACAAAACAGCATTTGATAATTTCCAGctttataaaatttttaaaaaatgatttagttataacaaaaaaaaaaaaaaaaaaaaagctcagcaAGTTATCTTATTGGACCATTATCACATTTTAAACCATAGACTCAGTTGTTaatggggagaggaaagaaaaaaaaaaacaacccaataaaaaaaataatcacaccGCATCTAGCAACTACAACATTTTCTAAGCATAATCACAGCGGATTGAGTGCAATGTGATTTACATCAGAATTCACATGGGATGTCACACAGTGACAGCATTGTAATATACAAGTAACATTTACGCCCTCCAACAAATACAAGTTAAATGAGACTCTGGATTCAAGCAAAATGGAATGTTGAAGCCAAATAGAAATGTAGTGGAATTCAGATTGTCTGTAACGTGACTCAAAAGTGTACATTAGAATCATCTGGAATTCAATACTGGTGGAAACATAGAGAAGTCACAGCTGTTACACTGCTCTGTCACATCTGCAATAAAtactagaaaataaaagtaaacaaTCTATATTCCGTGAAAAATACAGTACCTACCTTCAACGACCACGTTTTTCCCTTGTCTGAAGATGGTCTTGGAAGGAAGTTAACTATTCTCCTACAGAGGCAGTGTATTGAGCTATAACCACATTCCAACTAATACAACATTAAATATACTActggaaatacagaaatcttCATTTGAAAAGAATTAAGAGAAATAAACCTTAAAAAATGATTTGACAAAAACATCAATTCAGCTGCATAATGACCCCCTTATATTTCAGaattaacagaaaagaaaaaacttaaGTCAGTCAGTTTAATACAAAAGAAACAGGTTGTTTAAACATAGATCTTCGAAAGGTATCCAGGAAGTTTTGTCTCATTGACCCAACATGGGCACTATGCAAAAATGTCAGGAGTTTTACACACTGCAGAAATTCAGCAATCTGAAGCTAACAACCGT
It contains:
- the LOC120755093 gene encoding baculoviral IAP repeat-containing protein 5.1-like, which gives rise to MCHQLAKALNVRAGGRLCLSLPAGFVMEVLLQELSSASKLLTDFKEMYEYEARLKTFSKWPFQENCKCTPENMAKAGFIHCPSANEPDVAKCFFCLLELTGWEPNDDPWEEHTKRYTCDFLSLPKHFDELTMEEYYMLEMTRLRTFICKVGRSTINSFQEEVAATRQRLVDYFGSRPQLLAPLPLGDEAAAQEPGGSAAGQKEPRTSEL